From Myxocyprinus asiaticus isolate MX2 ecotype Aquarium Trade chromosome 10, UBuf_Myxa_2, whole genome shotgun sequence, the proteins below share one genomic window:
- the LOC127446812 gene encoding G-protein coupled receptor 183-A-like, with protein sequence MDMVTASNTTNNDTCTNLYDHRSWAHIFLPLVYSLICIVGFLGNALALHVIWPNLKKINSTTLYSANLVVSDILFSLSLPLRVVYYAKGFHWPMGEGLCKATALLFYINMYAGVNFMTCLSVDRFIAVVLPLRFSRFRKVQNVRYICVAVWAVVLMQTLPLLSMPLKNTEQSGYITCMEYPNFEKIANLPVMLIGAVFLGFGIPLITILVCYSALCSKLRLLAKSNKLMEKSGRSRKVIGVICAVILVFMVCYSPYHIDLLQYMIRKLQYNPDCSELHNFQISLHITVCLMNLNSCLDPFIYFFACKGYKKKILKLLKKQVSMSFSSVVRTSPEESSKDVLANDKIQISTRSYQKENSSMLLNE encoded by the coding sequence ATGGATATGGTAACAGCTTCAAACACCACCAACAATGACACGTGTACCAACCTGTATGACCATCGCAGTTGGGCACACATTTTCCTGCCTCTGGTGTACTCTCTGATATGTATTGTGGGATTTCTGGGCAATGCCTTGGCTTTGCATGTCATTTGGCCTAACCTAAAGAAAATTAACTCCACCACTCTCTACTCAGCCAACCTGGTGGTTTCGGACATCTTGTTTTCACTCTCTTTGCCATTGCGTGTGGTTTACTATGCAAAAGGGTTCCACTGGCCGATGGGGGAAGGCCTATGCAAGGCCACAGCTTTGCTGTTTTACATCAACATGTACGCCGGTGTCAACTTCATGACGTGCTTAAGTGTGGACCGTTTCATTGCTGTGGTACTACCGCTGCGCTTCTCGAGGTTCCGGAAAGTTCAGAACGTACGGTACATTTGTGTGGCAGTATGGGCAGTGGTGCTGATGCAGACCCTGCCTTTGCTGTCTATGCCATTGAAAAACACGGAGCAAAGTGGTTACATTACATGTATGGAGTATCCCAACTTTGAGAAAATCGCTAACTTGCCCGTCATGCTCATTGGTGCCGTGTTTCTTGGCTTCGGCATTCCCTTGATCACCATACTGGTGTGCTATTCTGCACTATGCTCCAAACTCCGTCTGCTAGCAAAGTCCAATAAACTGATGGAGAAGTCGGGTCGCAGTCGCAAAGTTATTGGTGTGATTTGTGCTGTCATTCTCGTGTTTATGGTTTGCTACAGCCCGTATCATATTGACCTTCTGCAGTACATGATCAGGAAGCTTCAGTACAATCCAGATTGTTCAGAACTGCACAACTTTCAGATCTCTCTTCACATCACCGTCTGCCTCATGAATCTCAACTCGTGCCTGGACCCCTTCATATACTTCTTCGCCTGCAAGGGCTATAAGAAGAAGATACTCAAGCTGCTCAAGAAGCAAGTGAGTATGTCCTTCTCAAGTGTGGTCAGGACCTCCCCTGAGGAATCCTCCAAAGACGTGTTGGCAAACGACAAAATCCAAATAAGCACCAGAAGCTACCAGAAAGAGAATAGCAGTATGCTACTGAATGAATAA